The following coding sequences lie in one Silene latifolia isolate original U9 population chromosome 5, ASM4854445v1, whole genome shotgun sequence genomic window:
- the LOC141657768 gene encoding uncharacterized protein LOC141657768 isoform X1: MGKPPSGKSKNIMEINGKVIDFRSIIKEVQLLGSSDMTWKERKDLQNKKVVSLGGKATKQQRLPLSVARLQMKNHKIREQKRLHQELLCGRSGESMVKTSSSSSSSKQRPERRKLEDSVLKSSQGVFRNGVLDVKHLLKTTPTARDEDHGPPPVSKGKTKQKGGNKNHGKKKGGGKQRH; the protein is encoded by the exons AT GGGTAAACCGCCTAGTGGTAAGTCGAAGAATATCATGGAGATTAATGGCAAAGTTATCGACTTTCGCTCTATTATCAAAGAAGTTCAACTTCTAG GATCCTCCGACATGACATGGAAAGAGAGGAAAGATTTACAAAACAAGAAAGTTGTTTCTTTGGGTGGCAAG GCTACTAAGCAACAGAGGCTACCACTGAGCGTTGCACGGTTACAAATGAAGAACCACAAAATTAGAGAACAAAAGAGGTTACATCAG GAATTGTTGTGTGGACGTTCTGGGGAAAGTATGGTGAAAACtagtagcagcagcagcagcagcaagcaaCGTCCCGAGAGACGCAAGCTTGAAGATTCTGTTCTCAAGTCAAGTCAAGGGGTTTTCCGAAATGGAGTTCTTGATGTTAAACATTTATTAAAAACAACTCCAACTGCCAGAGATGAAGATCATGGCCCTCCTCCAGTCAGCAAAGGGAAGACAAAGCAGAAGGGTGGTAACAAGAATCATGGCAAGAAGAAAGGCGGTGGAAAACAGCGTCATTAA
- the LOC141656222 gene encoding 10 kDa chaperonin, mitochondrial-like produces the protein MAKRLIPTLNRILIEKITAPAKTTAGILLPESSAKLNSGKVIAVGPGGRTNDGKVIPVSLKEGDTVLLPEYGGQEFKLLDKTYHLYREEDVLGTLHD, from the exons ATGGCAAAGAGATTAATACCAACATTGAATCGCATTTTGATTGAAAAGATTACTGCTCCTGCTAAAACTACTGCTGGAATCCTGCTTCCTGAATCTTCTGCCAAG CTGAACTCCGGGAAAGTCATAGCAGTCGGCCCTGGAGGACGTACTAATGATGGGAAGGTGATTCCAGTGAGCCTCAAGGAAGGAGACACTGTTCTATTGCCTGAATATGGTGGCCAAGAGTTCAAGCTTCTAGATAAAAC ATACCATCTCTATAGGGAAGAGGACGTTCTTGGAACTCTGCACGACTGA
- the LOC141657770 gene encoding uncharacterized protein LOC141657770, translating into MDSHEFNRLLLLFPVVRTRHYSQADAQSSRQATSGVTRNEVRDWQDAWGEQETKTQDVFWGKLRSAAEQKVGSAGAEKFCDAFQKIYHRLVYKELSKEVIENYLNSC; encoded by the exons ATGGATTCTCACGAATTTAACCGCCTTCTTCTCCTCTTCCCTGTTGTTCGAACTCGCCATTACTCT CAGGCTGATGCACAATCATCGCGTCAAGCAACTTCTGGAGTAACAAGGAACGAG GTAAGAGACTGGCAAGATGCTTGGGGTGAGCAAGAGACCAAGACACAAG ATGTCTTCTGGGGTAAATTAAGGTCTGCTGCCGAACAAAAG GTTGGTTCGGCAGGGGCAGAGAAGTTCTGCGACGCCTTCCAGAAAATATATCACAGACTG GTGTACAAAGAATTAAGTAAAGAAGTCATTGAAAACTACTTGAATTCGTGTTGA
- the LOC141657778 gene encoding diphthamide biosynthesis protein 3-like produces the protein MSYDEVEIEDMEWNEGIQAYTYPCPCGDLFQITKDDLRLGEEIARCPSCSLYITVVYNLEDFNSDNNSTHFPQSKQQPPIAVA, from the coding sequence ATGTCGTACGACGAAGTAGAGATAGAGGACATGGAGTGGAACGAAGGGATACAAGCATACACCTACCCTTGCCCTTGCGGAGACCTCTTTCAAATCACTAAAGACGATCTCCGTCTTGGCGAAGAGATCGCTCGTTGTCCTAGCTGTTCTCTCTACATCACTGTTGTTTACAATCTTGAAGATTTTAATTCTGATAATAATTCTACTCATTTTCCGCAGTCTAAGCAACAGCCGCCTATCGCTGTCGCTTGA
- the LOC141657773 gene encoding protein argonaute 4A-like isoform X2 codes for MASHKHESGLPPLPPLVPGVTPIVVLPEESSAPKRVPMPRRGLGTRGQNIRLLTNHLQVRMPNSDNFFYQYSVKISYEDGHPVEVKGIGRKVLDKVLETYGGSELHGKQFAYDGEKTLFSLGPLVGNSELQGKQFECTVVLEDQRSNRSGGDGSPSGGSPGHGDKKRLKRPARSKIYKVNLSYAAMIPLKAITDALRGQETEQFQDAVRVLDIILRQNAARTGCLLVRQCFFRDHLRNFVDIGGGVLGCRGFHSSFRATQGGLSLNMDVSTTTIVQPGPLLNFLVANQNVRHPQYIDWTKAKRTLRNLRISAQPTNMEYKITGLSDKSCRHQTFELRQKNSQGEYEGVEITVYDYFLKHRNIDLRDSADFPCVNVGKPKRPVYIPVELCSLVSLQRYTKALSGSQRTSLVENSRQKPRDRMAALTEALNTSNYGSDPLLRSSGIAINNQFLGIEGRVLTAPKLRVGNGEDLIPQRGRWNFNKKTLLDAIKLERWAILNFSARVDMDSLKRDLVKCGQNKGMRVNYPLGVFFESSQDRSYPAEKRVDMMLENVQSELREPPQLLLCILSDRKNSDIYGPLKKKCLVDLGVVTQCIAPKRLNDQYLTNVLLKINAKLDGLNSKLAVEAAESIPLVSGVPTLIIGMDVSHGSPGRADIPSIAAVVSSRRWPSISCYRAAVRTQSPKLEIIDGLFKPVAGTNKDEGMVRELLYDFHDSSSGAKPEHIIIFRDGVSESQFSQVLNKELDKFKEACKYLQEDYCPKFTLIVAQKNHHTRFFLHNSPDNVPPGTVIDNTICHPRNNDFFMCAQAGMIGTSRPTHYHVLHDEIGFAADDLQELVHSLSYVYQRSTTAISVVMYSSGISLEILFAKLTISIAHCVWPVCNPSF; via the exons ATGGCGAGCCATAAACATGAGTCGGGTCTTCCTCCTTTGCCTCCACTTGTGCCAGGTGTTACACCAATTGTCGTCCTTCCAGAGGAGTCGTCAGCACCAAAACGTGTTCCCATGCCACGAAGAGGATTAGGTACGAGAGGTCAGAATATTCGGCTCTTGACCAACCACCTTCAAGTCCGTATGCCTAACTCAGACAACTTCTTCTATCAATACAGT GTTAAGATAAGTTATGAAGATGGTCATCCTGTTGAAGTCAAAGGCATCGGGAGAAAGGTTCTCGACAAAGTACTTGAAACTTATGGAGGATCTGAACTACATGGTAAGCAGTTTGCTTACGATGGAGAGAAGACTCTTTTCTCTCTCGGACCTCTAGTAGGTAACTCTGAACTACAAGGTAAGCAGTTTGAATGTACTGTGGTGTTGGAGGATCAACGCTCTAATAGGTCTGGTGGGGATGGTAGCCCGAGTGGTGGAAGTCCGGGCCATGGTGATAAAAAGAGACTCAAGCGACCAGCGCGTTCAAAGATTTACAAGGTTAATTTGAGCTATGCTGCCATGATTCCTTTGAAAGCAATAACTGATGCATTGCGCGGTCAAGAGACTGAACAGTTTCAAGATGCTGTCAGAGTACTGGATATCATTCTGCGACAAAATGCAGCAAGGAC GGGTTGTCTGTTAGTGCGACAGTGCTTCTTTCGTGATCACCTGCGCAACTTTGTTGACATTGGTGGTGGAGTGCTTGGATGCAGGGGATTTCACTCTAGTTTCCGGGCTACTCAGGGTGGTCTCTCGCTAAACATGG ATGTGTCAACCACCACGATTGTTCAGCCCGGCCCTTTGCTGAACTTCCTCGTTGCAAACCAGAATGTTCGTCATCCTCAGTATATTGATTGGACCAAG GCTAAAAGAACTCTGAGGAATTTGAGAATTTCCGCTCAGCCAACTAACATGGAGTACAAGATAACCGGGTTAAGTGACAAAAGCTGTAGACATCAAAC CTTTGAACTCAGACAGAAAAATAGTCAAGGAGAATACGAGGGTGTTGAGATAACTGTCTACGACTACTTTTTGAAGCACCGCAACATTGATCTCCGTGACTCTGCTGATTTTCCTTGCGTTAATGTAGGGAAACCAAAGCGGCCTGTTTACATTCCTGTCGAG CTTTGCAGCTTAGTTTCGCTGCAACGCTACACCAAGGCTTTATCGGGTTCACAAAGAACATCACTTGTAGAGAATTCACGTCAGAAACCTCGCGACAGAATGGCTGCCCTGACTGAG GCCTTGAACACCAGTAATTATGGATCAGATCCTTTGCTTCGCTCATCTGGCATTGCTATCAACAATCAATTTCTTGGAATTGAAGGCCGGGTGTTGACAGCACCAAAG CTGAGAgtcggaaatggtgaagatttaaTCCCACAAAGAGGTCGATGGAACTTCAACAAGAAG ACGCTGTTGGACGCAATAAAATTGGAGAGATGGGCAATTCTTAACTTCTCTGCACGTGTCGATATGGACAGCTTGAAGAGAGACCTTGTAAAGTGTGGGCAAAACAAGGGAATG AGGGTAAATTATCCCCTTGGTGTTTTTTTCGAGAGTTCTCAAGATCGAAGTTATCCAGCGGAAAAAAGAGTGGATATGATGTTAGAAAATGTGCAGAGCGAACTGCGTGAGCCGCCTCAGCTTCTTCTGTGTATTCTTTCAGACAGGAAAAATTCTGACATTTATG GTCCTTTGAAGAAGAAATGTCTTGTTGATCTTGGTGTTGTGACCCAATGCATCGCCCCAAAAAGATTAAATGATCAGTATCTGACAAACGTCTTGCTGAAAATAAATGCTAAGCTTGATGGACTGAACTCGAAACTTGCAGTGGAGGCTGCTGAGTCAATACCTCTGGTTTCTGGAGTTCCTACTCTAATTATTGGGATGGATGTCTCACATGGTTCGCCTGGACGTGCTGATATCCCGTCAATTGCAGCA GTTGTGAGTTCTAGGAGATGGCCATCAATTTCTTGTTATCGAGCTGCAGTGCGTACACAATCTCCCAAGCTCGAAATCATAGATGGTTTATTCAAACCTGTCGCTGGTACTAATAAAGATGAAGGCATGGTTAG GGAATTGTTGTATGACTTCCACGACAGTAGTTCCGGAGCGAAGCCTGAACACATAATCATTTTCAG GGATGGTGTCAGCGAATCACAATTCAGTCAAGTCTTGAACAAGGAACTTGATAAGTTTAAAGAG GCCTGCAAGTATTTACAGGAAGATTATTGTCCAAAGTTCACGCTGATTGTAGCACAGAAGAATCATCACACCAGGTTTTTCCTGCACAACTCTCCAGACAACGTACCACCTG GAACTGTCATTGACAACACCATCTGTCATCCGAGGAACAATGACTTCTTCATGTGCGCCCAGGCGGGAATGATA GGAACTTCAAGGCCAACGCATTATCATGTGCTGCATGATGAGATTGGTTTCGCAGCTGATGATTTGCAGGAACTAGTTCACTCCTTATCCTATGT GTATCAGCGTAGTACGACAGCCATCTCTGTTGTTATGTACAGTTCTGGCATTTCTCTTGAAATTTTATTTGCAAAACTAACAATTTCCATTGCTCATTGTGTTTGGCCTGTCTGTAATCCATCTTTTTAA
- the LOC141656223 gene encoding molybdate transporter 1-like, whose product MDSQNQLEMSQTQPSNQKNEKFPYKLWYNLKENLSFKSKWGELNGAMGDLGTFIPIILALTLSRNLDLGTTLIFTGIYNIITGAIYGVPMPVQPMKSIAAVAISNPDFGVPEIMAAGICTGGILFVLGVTQLMQLVYWLIPLSVVRGIQLSQGLSFAMSAVKYIRSKQDFVKSKSLGNRPWLGLDGLLLAIVCACFIILVNGGGKERENNDHENNDELINNSDEIRCNSAGMIASKKKGFRRVLFALPSAFIIFILGVVLAIVRGPKEVGKGFKFGPSSIQMVKISKQAWKDGFIKGTIPQLPLSILNSVIAVCKLSSDLFPEKDFTATSLSVTVGMMNLVGCWFGAVPTCHGAGGLAGQYKFGGRSGACVALLGAAKLIIGIVLGSSIIKILDQFPVGVLGVLLLFAGLELAMACRDMNTKEESFVMLLVTAVSLVESGASLGFLCGIITHFLLKLRIMDKVQSFPALWMQRSQ is encoded by the coding sequence ATGGATTCACAAAACCAACTTGAAATGTCACAAACTCAACCATCAAACCAAAAAAACGAAAAATTCCCCTACAAATTATGGTACAACCTTAAAGAAAACCTTAGTTTTAAGTCAAAATGGGGTGAATTAAATGGTGCAATGGGTGATTTAGGCACATTTATACCTATAATCCTAGCCTTAACATTATCAAGAAATCTTGATTTAGGTACTACCCTTATATTCACAGGCATATACAACATTATCACTGGTGCAATCTATGGTGTACCAATGCCTGTACAACCCATGAAGTCGATTGCGGCCGTCGCTATATCGAATCCTGACTTTGGTGTACCGGAGATAATGGCTGCGGGTATTTGCACTGGCGGAATTTTATTTGTTCTTGGTGTTACACAACTTATGCAACTTGTGTATTGGTTGATACCTCTTTCTGTTGTTAGAGGTATTCAATTGTCACAAGGTTTATCATTTGCAATGTCTGCTGTTAAATATATAAGGTCTAAGCAAGATTTTGTCAAGTCTAAGAGTTTAGGGAATAGACCTTGGTTGGGTTTGGATGGTTTGTTGTTGGCTATTGTTTGTGCATGTTTTATTATTCTTGTAAATGGTGGTGGAAAAGAGAGGGAAAATAATGATCATGAGAAtaatgatgaattaattaataattcTGATGAGATCCGCTGCaatagtgctggtatgatcgcatcTAAAAAGAAGGGTTTTAGGAGGGTTTTGTTTGCTCTACCAAGTGCTTTCATTATTTTTATATTAGGGGTAGTTTTGGCAATTGTTAGAGGACCTAAAGAAGTGGGCAAGGGTTTTAAGTTTGGACCCTCTTCTATCCAAATGGTCAAAATCTCTAAACAAGCATGGAAAGATGGGTTTATCAAGGGGACAATTCCACAATTACCCTTGTCGATACTGAACTCTGTTATTGCTGTGTGTAAGCTGTCGTCTGATCTATTTCCCGAAAAGGATTTCACCGCCACATCCCTTTCAGTCAcggttgggatgatgaatttAGTCGGGTGTTGGTTTGGTGCCGTGCCAACTTGTCATGGTGCCGGAGGCCTAGCCGGGCAATACAAATTCGGGGGTAGGAGTGGAGCGTGTGTCGCACTTTTAGGCGCGGCCAAGTTGATAATTGGCATTGTCTTAGGGAGTTCAATTATTAAAATTTTGGACCAATTCCCGGTCGGGGTCCTAGGGGTGCTCTTATTATTTGCTGGCCTTGAGCTAGCCATGGCTTGTAGGGACATGAACACAAAGGAGGAGTCATTTGTTATGCTACTGGTCACGGCTGTTTCCCTTGTCGAATCAGGAGCATCACTCGGGTTTTTGTGTGGAATTATTACTCATTTTCTTCTTAAGCTTAGGATCATGGACAAGGTGCAATCTTTCCCTGCATTATGGATGCAAAGAAGCCAATGA
- the LOC141657773 gene encoding protein argonaute 4A-like isoform X1 has translation MASHKHESGLPPLPPLVPGVTPIVVLPEESSAPKRVPMPRRGLGTRGQNIRLLTNHLQVRMPNSDNFFYQYSVKISYEDGHPVEVKGIGRKVLDKVLETYGGSELHGKQFAYDGEKTLFSLGPLVGNSELQGKQFECTVVLEDQRSNRSGGDGSPSGGSPGHGDKKRLKRPARSKIYKVNLSYAAMIPLKAITDALRGQETEQFQDAVRVLDIILRQNAARTGCLLVRQCFFRDHLRNFVDIGGGVLGCRGFHSSFRATQGGLSLNMDVSTTTIVQPGPLLNFLVANQNVRHPQYIDWTKAKRTLRNLRISAQPTNMEYKITGLSDKSCRHQTFELRQKNSQGEYEGVEITVYDYFLKHRNIDLRDSADFPCVNVGKPKRPVYIPVELCSLVSLQRYTKALSGSQRTSLVENSRQKPRDRMAALTEALNTSNYGSDPLLRSSGIAINNQFLGIEGRVLTAPKLRVGNGEDLIPQRGRWNFNKKTLLDAIKLERWAILNFSARVDMDSLKRDLVKCGQNKGMRVNYPLGVFFESSQDRSYPAEKRVDMMLENVQSELREPPQLLLCILSDRKNSDIYGPLKKKCLVDLGVVTQCIAPKRLNDQYLTNVLLKINAKLDGLNSKLAVEAAESIPLVSGVPTLIIGMDVSHGSPGRADIPSIAAVVSSRRWPSISCYRAAVRTQSPKLEIIDGLFKPVAGTNKDEGMVRELLYDFHDSSSGAKPEHIIIFRDGVSESQFSQVLNKELDKFKEACKYLQEDYCPKFTLIVAQKNHHTRFFLHNSPDNVPPGTVIDNTICHPRNNDFFMCAQAGMIGTSRPTHYHVLHDEIGFAADDLQELVHSLSYVYQRSTTAISVVSPIYYAHLAAAQVGQFIKLDEFSETSSSQGGDITTAGNIQVPQLPPLKANVRNSMFFC, from the exons ATGGCGAGCCATAAACATGAGTCGGGTCTTCCTCCTTTGCCTCCACTTGTGCCAGGTGTTACACCAATTGTCGTCCTTCCAGAGGAGTCGTCAGCACCAAAACGTGTTCCCATGCCACGAAGAGGATTAGGTACGAGAGGTCAGAATATTCGGCTCTTGACCAACCACCTTCAAGTCCGTATGCCTAACTCAGACAACTTCTTCTATCAATACAGT GTTAAGATAAGTTATGAAGATGGTCATCCTGTTGAAGTCAAAGGCATCGGGAGAAAGGTTCTCGACAAAGTACTTGAAACTTATGGAGGATCTGAACTACATGGTAAGCAGTTTGCTTACGATGGAGAGAAGACTCTTTTCTCTCTCGGACCTCTAGTAGGTAACTCTGAACTACAAGGTAAGCAGTTTGAATGTACTGTGGTGTTGGAGGATCAACGCTCTAATAGGTCTGGTGGGGATGGTAGCCCGAGTGGTGGAAGTCCGGGCCATGGTGATAAAAAGAGACTCAAGCGACCAGCGCGTTCAAAGATTTACAAGGTTAATTTGAGCTATGCTGCCATGATTCCTTTGAAAGCAATAACTGATGCATTGCGCGGTCAAGAGACTGAACAGTTTCAAGATGCTGTCAGAGTACTGGATATCATTCTGCGACAAAATGCAGCAAGGAC GGGTTGTCTGTTAGTGCGACAGTGCTTCTTTCGTGATCACCTGCGCAACTTTGTTGACATTGGTGGTGGAGTGCTTGGATGCAGGGGATTTCACTCTAGTTTCCGGGCTACTCAGGGTGGTCTCTCGCTAAACATGG ATGTGTCAACCACCACGATTGTTCAGCCCGGCCCTTTGCTGAACTTCCTCGTTGCAAACCAGAATGTTCGTCATCCTCAGTATATTGATTGGACCAAG GCTAAAAGAACTCTGAGGAATTTGAGAATTTCCGCTCAGCCAACTAACATGGAGTACAAGATAACCGGGTTAAGTGACAAAAGCTGTAGACATCAAAC CTTTGAACTCAGACAGAAAAATAGTCAAGGAGAATACGAGGGTGTTGAGATAACTGTCTACGACTACTTTTTGAAGCACCGCAACATTGATCTCCGTGACTCTGCTGATTTTCCTTGCGTTAATGTAGGGAAACCAAAGCGGCCTGTTTACATTCCTGTCGAG CTTTGCAGCTTAGTTTCGCTGCAACGCTACACCAAGGCTTTATCGGGTTCACAAAGAACATCACTTGTAGAGAATTCACGTCAGAAACCTCGCGACAGAATGGCTGCCCTGACTGAG GCCTTGAACACCAGTAATTATGGATCAGATCCTTTGCTTCGCTCATCTGGCATTGCTATCAACAATCAATTTCTTGGAATTGAAGGCCGGGTGTTGACAGCACCAAAG CTGAGAgtcggaaatggtgaagatttaaTCCCACAAAGAGGTCGATGGAACTTCAACAAGAAG ACGCTGTTGGACGCAATAAAATTGGAGAGATGGGCAATTCTTAACTTCTCTGCACGTGTCGATATGGACAGCTTGAAGAGAGACCTTGTAAAGTGTGGGCAAAACAAGGGAATG AGGGTAAATTATCCCCTTGGTGTTTTTTTCGAGAGTTCTCAAGATCGAAGTTATCCAGCGGAAAAAAGAGTGGATATGATGTTAGAAAATGTGCAGAGCGAACTGCGTGAGCCGCCTCAGCTTCTTCTGTGTATTCTTTCAGACAGGAAAAATTCTGACATTTATG GTCCTTTGAAGAAGAAATGTCTTGTTGATCTTGGTGTTGTGACCCAATGCATCGCCCCAAAAAGATTAAATGATCAGTATCTGACAAACGTCTTGCTGAAAATAAATGCTAAGCTTGATGGACTGAACTCGAAACTTGCAGTGGAGGCTGCTGAGTCAATACCTCTGGTTTCTGGAGTTCCTACTCTAATTATTGGGATGGATGTCTCACATGGTTCGCCTGGACGTGCTGATATCCCGTCAATTGCAGCA GTTGTGAGTTCTAGGAGATGGCCATCAATTTCTTGTTATCGAGCTGCAGTGCGTACACAATCTCCCAAGCTCGAAATCATAGATGGTTTATTCAAACCTGTCGCTGGTACTAATAAAGATGAAGGCATGGTTAG GGAATTGTTGTATGACTTCCACGACAGTAGTTCCGGAGCGAAGCCTGAACACATAATCATTTTCAG GGATGGTGTCAGCGAATCACAATTCAGTCAAGTCTTGAACAAGGAACTTGATAAGTTTAAAGAG GCCTGCAAGTATTTACAGGAAGATTATTGTCCAAAGTTCACGCTGATTGTAGCACAGAAGAATCATCACACCAGGTTTTTCCTGCACAACTCTCCAGACAACGTACCACCTG GAACTGTCATTGACAACACCATCTGTCATCCGAGGAACAATGACTTCTTCATGTGCGCCCAGGCGGGAATGATA GGAACTTCAAGGCCAACGCATTATCATGTGCTGCATGATGAGATTGGTTTCGCAGCTGATGATTTGCAGGAACTAGTTCACTCCTTATCCTATGT GTATCAGCGTAGTACGACAGCGATCTCTGTTG TGTCGCCGATTTACTATGCTCATCTGGCAGCAGCACAAGTAGGGCAGTTCATCAAGTTGGATGAATTCTCAGAGACCTCGTCAAGTCAAGGAGGCGACATCACTACTGCTGGCAATATCCAAGTCCCTCAGCTTCCTCCTTTGAAGGCTAATGTCCGGAACTCCATGTTCTTCTGCTGA